One Candidatus Rokuibacteriota bacterium genomic window, CTTAGCTTTCACAAGAAGTTCCCAGGCGTTCAACGCCAGGATCGCAAACGTCTCCTCTCGATAGGCGAAGGTCGGGCGGTTGTAGACTTCGATCGACGACACCAATGCTGCCTCCGCTTTCTGAAGAAACCGTACTGACCGGGCAAGCTTGGACATGGATGCGCCTTGCCTCAGAGAGCGGTATCACCCGTGGCGAAGGGCCAGGAAGACGTCCGGGTCGATGGTGTTGGCAGGGCAGCCCGGGTTCCGGTCTGAAGGCATGCCCGGGCCAACGGCTTTGGCGGACGCCAGAAGGACGGAGAAGTCGAAGTCGTTCTCCTCCAAGAAAGCTGACCCGACCGGCAGAGAATAGCCCGACGATTGCCCGCCCATACCCAAGAGGTCACGCGCAATCGCTGGAGGAGATCCATGGTCCGAGAATCTCTACTCACGCCACCCGGAACACCTTCATCACCTCGTCACCCAGGTGGTTGATCACCTTCACGGCGATGCGGCCCGACTTCGGCTTGTCGAAGGCGCGCGAGGTGTCGCTGTGGAGGGTGGCCCAGGCCTCCTCGTTGATCTCGGCCTTCAGCGTGGTCCTGAGCGCGCCGTAGGGGTCGTTGGCGCCGAGGAAGTAGGCGTGTCGGACGAAGAAGCTCTCCTCGTTGTAGTCGGTGTCGATGAACCAGCAGGCGATCCCATCGGGCCCGTCGCTGCGCACCTCGCCGGTGTTGGGATCGAAGACGTCGACACCGTTGACTTTCACCCGCATGCGGTCGCCCTCGGCAGGCAGGAGGGTGATGTCGGGCTCGCCGAAGATCACGAACAAATTCCCCTTGCCGGTGTTCTTGAGATCCTCGGCCATGTGCAGATCGGCGTTCATGCGCGCCTTGAGCACGGGAATGCGGCCGAGCTTGCTGAACTCCGTGGCGTGCGCCTCGTAATTGAACGCGCAGGCGATGAGCACGTCGAAGCCGGCGTCCCCCGCCTCGCGGGCGGCGGCCACCAGGTCGGGGCGGGTCACGGTGCCGAACTCCGGCCCGATGAAGATCGCGGCGCGCCGCTCGACGGCCGCTGCGCCCTCGCCCTCCATGTAACGCCCCTCGGCGGCAACGAGATCGCCCGGCCACGGCGCGAGCGCCGTGAAGGTGATGCGCGCGTCCTTGTGCGCCTGTTGCACACCGGCGGTACGCAGATTCTCGAGGATCATCTGCGGGAACGTCTGCCTGGCCGCGTACTCCGCGCGGGACTCGGAGGCCGGATCGATCAGCTCGTCGTTCTCGTCCACGCCGAGCACGCGGTGCGGCGACAGGCTCTCGACGGTGAAGGGGCCGGCGACGCGAACCTTCCGGTTGTCCGGGTAGGGCTTGTCGTAGAGGTACTCGAACTCCGCCTTGGCGGCGATGGAGGCGTCGATCTCCTTCTGCCGCGCGATGCGTGCCTGCCACCAGTCGGCGTGGAGCTTCTTCGCGACCTCGGACCACTTGGCATCGGCGTCGCGTGGGATCTCCCATTCCCCCCACTGTTTCTTCAACATGGCATTGAGCTTCTCGCGCAGCGGCTCCACCGTCGCCTGCCACTTCTCCCAGATGACGTCGATCTCGGCGTTGTTAGCGACAAACTTGAGGTTGATGTGCGGCACCCGCTCGTAGACGAAGCCGTGGCGGATGTTCCCGCGGATCGGCTGGGACGAGGGCGCGGTGCGGCTGACCTCGGCTTCCTTGAGCTGGCCTTCGCGCGAGTCGGCGAGCAGGTAGTACGGGTAGCGCGCACCCATGATGCGGGCGCGTGCCAACGCAAGCGCGACGCGCGAGGTATCGATGGTGATCCAGCGGCGACCCCATTGCTCGGCGACGGTGGCGGTAGTGCCGGACCCGCAGGTCGGGTCGAGAACGAGGTCACCGGGGTCGCTCGACATGAGAAGACAACGCTGGACTACAAACTCGTTCGTCTCGACGACGTAGCGTTGATCGCGGGCCCCAATCGTATCCGTCCAAGTTAAGTTGAGCTTGGTGGTGTCGTCATCCGACAGCTTCATCACGTATCGAAGGAAGTTGCCTTCGATCTCGAGACGATCGGCCTTTCCGATACGCTCGAGTTTCTCTATACCAGACGGGTAGCACTGACCCGGGGCGGGGGGCCATATTTTCCCACGAAATGGCACACCATACACGTCTTTCGGACTGAACGTCGGTGGCCACATCGACACTAGCCTGAGTGGGTCCCCTGCCGGGTTCTCATTCAGCTCTCTCGTCGACAACTTCGTGCGCGTAGTGACGTCAACTTGCCGCCAGTTCCAGTGAAAGTCGCCCGTGATGTCAATCGGCTTGAAAAGCCGCCGAAACTTCGTCCGCGATGCGTCTTTGCTGCACCAGATGATGTAGTCCCCCATCCGCTCAAGGAACGTCGCACCAAGTGGCATGGTCTTCTTGCGGAACCATATCAACCCGATGAAGTTCTCTTCCCCGAACACCTCATCTATCAGTGCACGAACCCGATGAACGTTCTCATCGCCGATCTGCACAAAGATTGACCCCGACTCCGCCAGTAGATCCCGCGCTACCGTCAGCCGGTCGCGCAGATACGTCAGGTAGGAATGAATCCCGTCCCGCCACGTGTCGCGGAAAGCCTTCACCTGCTCCGGCTCGCGCGTGATGTGCGCCGCGTTGCCGTCCTTCACGTCGCGACTCGTCGTACTCCACTGGAAGTTGCTGTTGAACTTGATGCCGTAGGGCGGGTCGATGTAGATGCACTGCACCTTGCCGCGCAGCCCCTCGCGCTCGGCCAGGCTCGCCATCACCTGGAGCGAGTCTCCGAGGATCATGCGGTTGGACCAGTTCTGGTCGTGCTGGTAGAAGTCGGTCTTGTCCGCGCCCTCGGGCAGCCCGTTGAAGTCGGCGAAGAGGTCGGGCTGCGCCCCGCTCGCGTCTTGCCGAGTGTCCCGCGTCTGGCGCAGCAGGTCGCCGATCAGGGCCTTGGGGTGCACCTTCTCCTGTATGTAGAGCGGCGGCGCGTGGACAACGAGGTCGCTCCAGTCCTGCTCGTCTTTACCGCGCCAGACGAGCTGCGGGTCCAGGTCTCGGTTGCGCCGCTCGTAGGCGACGCGCACCGGGTCCTGCGCCTCCTTCTCCAGCACGCTCTGGTACTCCGCGGTCGGGATGTTCCTGCGCGTCGCCTCCTCGTGGCGGAGGGCCTCGACGGTCTTGACGGAGGGCTGCTTGACCTTGCGGGGCATGGCGTCTACTCCCAGGCCAGATTCAGATCGATGGCAACCGCCGCGAGGCGCCTGTCGCGGGTCCACAGGCGAGCCGGGGCGGCGAGGGCCGCCGAGGCCAGCAGGTGCACGTCGACGAACCCGATGCCGCGCCCCATCAGGGCGCGCCGCTCAAGGAAGTCGAGCGCCTCGGCATGCGTGATGGGAGCCTGCCGAGCAGATCGGATCACTTGCCCTTCGCGCTTCGGGCGCGCCGGCGCGGCGGCACCCGGAGTGACGGCTCGGTGGCTCCCAGCCGCGCGAGACGCCGGGCGCTCTCGCGCTGGATCAGGGCGCGCAGGCCCTCGTGGATGAGAGCGGTGCGCTCCGTCATGCCCGTGAGGCGCAGCGCCTCACCGAGCAGGTCGTCGTCGAGGTTGAACGTGGTGCGCATGGCGCGCCTCCCGTCGTATGCACCAACCGTACATCAGATGATGATTCTGCCTCGCACGCAATCTGCAAGCAGAGGCGATCATCCCGTTCCCACGGCTCGCGCGGCCAGGGGATGCAGGACGTCGATCGCCCAGCCCAGATCCAGACGCTCCCCGAGCCAGCCCGGGCACGCCGTCCGCGCGTGGAGGCGGAGCCCCTGCGCGTCGTGCTGTGCCCGGAGGGCCTGAACCGGATCGACGGGCATCGCGACTGGCGGCGGGACCTCGGGCAAGGGCCGGCCGTTCGGCCGGCGGAACCGGAGCGCGCCGTCGGGCTGTCGATCGACCTGGTAGCCCTCCTCGTGGACCGCGCGGTGGTGCCGGCGACAGAGCAAGGCGAGGTTCGAGAGCGTGGTGGGGCCGCCTTGGGCCCAGTGGCGGACGTGATGCCCCTGGCCGAACGGGAGCCCGCAGCCCGGGAAGCGGCAGCCCCGGTCCCGGTGGAGGAGCGCTCGCCGCAACGCCGGGGGGATCGTCCGGGTCCGGGCCCCAATTTCCACGAGGCGCCCGTCCTGATCGTGCCGCATCACCACCCGGCTCGCGTCGCACGCCAGACGCCGCGACGTTTCCGCGGAAACGTGCGCCCCGTCCTCGAGAACGGACTGGCCGGGCTGATCCGGGTCCGCGAGCGCCGGGGCATCGACATGGACCACCACCTGGTACCGCTCTCCCGGCGCGCCGGGATCGATCCCGTGGTGGAGGGCCGTCTCCGCGAGCAGGGCCAGCGCGTCCGCCTGCTGCTGGGCCATGGTCGGGGCGTCCGCGGACGCGTCAGCCGGGCGGGTGGCCGCCCCCTCACCCCGCGCCCGCTGGTACAGCGTCTCGCGGGCGGCTGCCAATGCCCGCAGGAGCAGTGCCCCTACCTCCGGCGCGAGCCGCCCTCGAAGCACCACCGTGCCGTCCTCGTCCTCGTAAACGTGAAGCGCCCGGCTCGCGTGCTGCCGCGCGGTCTCCCGGGCCTCGGCCTGCCGGTCCACGCGGCGCCAGCCCCGCACGATCCGCTCGACGTGGGCGGCCGTGCCGGCCAGCCCGACCCCCAGCAGCCTCTCTTCCGTTTCCGGCGTGGCGACCCGGGTCAGGGCCCGGACCTTGGCGTACGAGAGTTCCCCGCGGGCGAGGGCCTGGGCCAGGAGCGGCAGCGTCCCGAGCGCGCGCGCCACGCGGACCTTCTCCCGGGCGGCACCGAGGTCGAGCCCCACCCGCCAGCTCAGCCAAGCGGCGCAGGAGCGGAATCCGGTGTTCCAGCCCCCTCGGGCGTTGAACTCGCGGATCAGGTCGAGGAGGCGCGCGGTGGCGGCCTCGAGGTGCGCCGACAGCTCGGCGATCTCGTCGCCCAGCCGGTCCAGGTTCGCGACGGGCTCCAGGGTAGCGGGGATGTCTGGCGAGTGGATCTCCATGGCGAGTCCCCCTTTATTAGGGCGACTCTACACCCGGCTTTCGGAGCCACCTGGGAGCGTCCAGGGCGGGCGATTCCGGGACGAGCGATGATTTTCGGTCCGATGACGCCCGGGTGCCCATCGCCGGGCCGGTGCGGGCCGCTGGGCCGGGATCCGCTGGGCGCAGCCGACACACGGCCATTCTCTCCGCACGAAGCTGTCAAGCGGAAAATGCAGGCGGCACGCCGCCGGCCCGGGCGATCATCTCGTCGAAGGCGCTCTCCACCTTCGCCTTGAAGTCGGATTCGATCTGGTAGATCTCGGTGAGCTCGGCGAACGCCCAGCGGCCGAGCGTGCCGAGGTTGTTGACGGCAGGCACCCAGTACGTGTCCATCGTGGCCTTCTTCTCCTTCGCGTCCTCGCGCCGGTAGCCCTTGATCTCGACGACAAGGTGCAGCAGGTCGTCGTCACCACGCCCGTCGTCCACCAGCACGATGAAGTCGGGGAGATAGCGCCGCATCTCGGAGCCGTAACGGTACGGCACCTCGAGGCCGAGGTTGTGGTTCTTCACGTACGCCTTGACCCTGGGATGCGACTCGGCTACGCGGCAGAACTCGGCCTCCCAGTCGCTGTCCAGCACTACCCAGCTCACGTGGCAGCGCGCGGGGTCCGTCTGCCAGCGGTGCGTCCTGGACGTGTTGAAGCGGACGTGCGCGGTAGAGCCCACCGGGTTGTACGAGTCGAGCACCGCCTTGATTGGGCGCTCGCCCGCGAACGCGGCCGTGATTCCCGCGGTGATGCGGTTGCACGCCATGTCCGCGAGCTCCTGGTATATGAGCTGCGCCGGGTAGGTGCCGCCCTCGCACACGAGGTGGTTGTCGAGCCACTCCCTGGTGACGCGCTTGAGCTGGCCGAACAGGTGTAGTTTGGGCGCCTCCCCCGCGTCGCGCCACTTGGTGTAAAGCAGGCGCTGGGTGAGGTGGAAGAGCAGCGTGGACGGCCGCATGTCCCCGAGATGCTCCAGGGTCAGGTTCACCCCCTCGCCGACGATGCCCTGGTTCCGCGTGATGGACGGGCCGACGAGGTCGGGGGTGAGCACGAGCGTCGAGTCGTCGTTGAACGTGGCCGTCAGCCGCTCCTCGGGCAGCTCCACGCGATAGCCCGCGACACGCGGGAAACGGATCTCGAGCGCGTCGCGCTCGGGGCGCACGGCCTGGACCTGAACCGTCTCGCGGGGCGGCTGCGGCGGCGCGACGACCGGCTTCGCAGTGAAGTCGAAGGGGATGCCGAGCACGTCGGCGTACTCC contains:
- a CDS encoding site-specific DNA-methyltransferase; this encodes MPRKVKQPSVKTVEALRHEEATRRNIPTAEYQSVLEKEAQDPVRVAYERRNRDLDPQLVWRGKDEQDWSDLVVHAPPLYIQEKVHPKALIGDLLRQTRDTRQDASGAQPDLFADFNGLPEGADKTDFYQHDQNWSNRMILGDSLQVMASLAEREGLRGKVQCIYIDPPYGIKFNSNFQWSTTSRDVKDGNAAHITREPEQVKAFRDTWRDGIHSYLTYLRDRLTVARDLLAESGSIFVQIGDENVHRVRALIDEVFGEENFIGLIWFRKKTMPLGATFLERMGDYIIWCSKDASRTKFRRLFKPIDITGDFHWNWRQVDVTTRTKLSTRELNENPAGDPLRLVSMWPPTFSPKDVYGVPFRGKIWPPAPGQCYPSGIEKLERIGKADRLEIEGNFLRYVMKLSDDDTTKLNLTWTDTIGARDQRYVVETNEFVVQRCLLMSSDPGDLVLDPTCGSGTTATVAEQWGRRWITIDTSRVALALARARIMGARYPYYLLADSREGQLKEAEVSRTAPSSQPIRGNIRHGFVYERVPHINLKFVANNAEIDVIWEKWQATVEPLREKLNAMLKKQWGEWEIPRDADAKWSEVAKKLHADWWQARIARQKEIDASIAAKAEFEYLYDKPYPDNRKVRVAGPFTVESLSPHRVLGVDENDELIDPASESRAEYAARQTFPQMILENLRTAGVQQAHKDARITFTALAPWPGDLVAAEGRYMEGEGAAAVERRAAIFIGPEFGTVTRPDLVAAAREAGDAGFDVLIACAFNYEAHATEFSKLGRIPVLKARMNADLHMAEDLKNTGKGNLFVIFGEPDITLLPAEGDRMRVKVNGVDVFDPNTGEVRSDGPDGIACWFIDTDYNEESFFVRHAYFLGANDPYGALRTTLKAEINEEAWATLHSDTSRAFDKPKSGRIAVKVINHLGDEVMKVFRVA
- a CDS encoding type II toxin-antitoxin system VapB family antitoxin; this encodes MRTTFNLDDDLLGEALRLTGMTERTALIHEGLRALIQRESARRLARLGATEPSLRVPPRRRARSAKGK
- a CDS encoding DUF222 domain-containing protein yields the protein MEIHSPDIPATLEPVANLDRLGDEIAELSAHLEAATARLLDLIREFNARGGWNTGFRSCAAWLSWRVGLDLGAAREKVRVARALGTLPLLAQALARGELSYAKVRALTRVATPETEERLLGVGLAGTAAHVERIVRGWRRVDRQAEARETARQHASRALHVYEDEDGTVVLRGRLAPEVGALLLRALAAARETLYQRARGEGAATRPADASADAPTMAQQQADALALLAETALHHGIDPGAPGERYQVVVHVDAPALADPDQPGQSVLEDGAHVSAETSRRLACDASRVVMRHDQDGRLVEIGARTRTIPPALRRALLHRDRGCRFPGCGLPFGQGHHVRHWAQGGPTTLSNLALLCRRHHRAVHEEGYQVDRQPDGALRFRRPNGRPLPEVPPPVAMPVDPVQALRAQHDAQGLRLHARTACPGWLGERLDLGWAIDVLHPLAARAVGTG